One window of the Arthrobacter sp. zg-Y919 genome contains the following:
- a CDS encoding AMP-dependent synthetase/ligase codes for MRESATDLLVSLPEDSNVTDLLLQMHQKDPGRVLYAVKNGSSWEDVTAAQFLAEVTRLAKGLIGSGVRPGDSVAVMSRTSYEWTVADMANWFAGAVTIPIYETSSPSQVEWILKDSGARHVFVEDERKAAVVLAAASALEGEFSIWLMNNGDGADTFTALTAAGSSVSDDTLEAARSTATLADTASMVYTSGTTGRPKGCEITHGNFALFGVNVLEVLPEMLKVPNPTTLMFLPLAHVLARAVQVGCLHAGVKVGHSRSASDLMSDLKSFSPTFLLAVPRIFEKIYSGAQASAEQAGKGKAFTAAAAVAVAYSEAQDSAARGGRGPSAALTVKHKLFERLFYPKVRAVLGGNAAFAISGASALSPMLAHFFRGCGVTVLEGYGLTETTAPATVNQVSRTRVGSVGLPMPGTTVRIADDGEVLVRGAVVFKGYHRNPEATAEAFEGDWFKTGDVGVLDDDGFLRITGRKKDLLVTAGGKNVAPGPLEEKIRENRLVSQAIVVGEGRPFVSALITLDDEALAAWSRENGAPDGVPADDPRVQQLLQESIDAANATVSRAEQIRKFSVLAKDFTLESGHLTATLKLRRNAVIADYSDEVEKLYAK; via the coding sequence GTGCGCGAGTCCGCCACTGACCTCCTGGTTAGCCTTCCCGAAGATTCGAATGTTACGGATCTCCTGCTCCAGATGCATCAAAAAGATCCCGGCCGCGTCCTGTACGCAGTCAAGAACGGCAGCAGCTGGGAAGACGTCACCGCCGCTCAGTTCCTCGCGGAGGTCACCCGGCTGGCCAAGGGCCTGATCGGCTCCGGCGTCCGCCCCGGCGACAGCGTCGCCGTGATGTCGAGGACCTCCTATGAGTGGACCGTGGCGGATATGGCCAACTGGTTCGCCGGTGCCGTCACCATCCCGATTTATGAAACCTCCTCCCCGTCCCAGGTCGAATGGATCCTCAAGGATTCCGGTGCCCGGCACGTGTTCGTGGAGGACGAGCGCAAGGCCGCCGTCGTGCTGGCCGCCGCTTCCGCCCTTGAAGGGGAATTTTCCATCTGGCTGATGAACAACGGCGACGGCGCCGACACGTTCACTGCCCTCACCGCCGCCGGAAGCAGTGTCAGCGACGACACGCTGGAGGCAGCCCGCAGCACCGCCACCCTCGCCGACACCGCATCCATGGTCTACACCTCGGGTACCACGGGCCGGCCCAAGGGCTGCGAGATCACGCACGGCAACTTCGCCCTCTTCGGCGTCAACGTCCTCGAAGTCCTGCCGGAAATGCTGAAGGTTCCGAACCCCACCACCCTGATGTTCCTGCCGCTGGCGCATGTGCTGGCCCGTGCAGTCCAGGTGGGCTGCCTGCACGCCGGTGTGAAGGTGGGCCACTCCCGCAGCGCCTCGGACCTGATGTCGGACCTGAAGTCCTTCTCCCCCACCTTCCTCCTGGCCGTACCGCGGATCTTCGAGAAGATCTACAGCGGCGCCCAGGCATCCGCCGAGCAGGCCGGCAAGGGCAAGGCCTTTACCGCCGCTGCGGCCGTCGCCGTCGCGTACTCGGAGGCGCAGGATTCCGCTGCCCGCGGCGGACGCGGCCCCTCGGCGGCACTGACCGTAAAGCACAAGCTGTTCGAGCGGCTCTTCTACCCAAAGGTTCGCGCTGTCCTTGGGGGCAACGCTGCCTTCGCCATCTCGGGCGCCAGCGCGCTGAGCCCGATGCTGGCCCACTTTTTCCGCGGCTGCGGCGTCACCGTCCTGGAGGGTTACGGCCTGACGGAGACCACCGCGCCGGCAACCGTGAACCAGGTGTCGCGCACACGCGTTGGTTCCGTCGGTCTGCCGATGCCGGGCACCACGGTCCGGATTGCCGACGACGGCGAGGTGCTGGTGCGCGGCGCCGTCGTGTTCAAGGGCTACCACCGCAATCCGGAAGCCACAGCCGAAGCCTTTGAAGGGGACTGGTTCAAGACCGGCGATGTGGGCGTCCTCGATGACGACGGTTTCCTGCGCATCACCGGCCGTAAGAAGGACCTGCTGGTCACCGCGGGCGGCAAGAATGTTGCCCCCGGCCCACTGGAGGAAAAGATCCGGGAAAACCGCCTGGTGTCCCAGGCCATCGTGGTGGGTGAAGGACGCCCGTTCGTTTCGGCGCTGATCACCCTCGACGACGAAGCCCTTGCCGCCTGGAGCCGGGAAAACGGGGCACCGGATGGAGTCCCCGCCGACGATCCCCGGGTGCAGCAGCTTCTGCAGGAATCCATCGACGCCGCCAACGCCACGGTTTCCCGCGCCGAGCAGATCCGCAAATTCTCCGTGCTGGCCAAGGACTTCACCCTGGAATCGGGACATCTCACGGCCACCTTGAAACTGCGCCGCAACGCTGTCATTGCGGACTACTCCGACGAGGTCGAGAAGCTCTACGCCAAGTAG
- a CDS encoding phospholipid carrier-dependent glycosyltransferase, which yields MAVLGGVLRFTRLGEPGELVFDETYYVKDAYSLLQSGYERAWPEDANESFAAGRPEILLDEPEYVVHPPVGKWMIALGMALFGSDNSFGWRFGAALTGTLTVLLLALIASRLFSSALLGALAGLFLAVDGHHLVHSRTSLLDVFLTFWIVAAFGALLLDRRDGRLRLARALAGRAGRAGPDSARPPGGPRLDAPWLLYGPWLLWRPWRIAAGVCLGLAVGTKWSALAFVAVFGVMTVLWDVSARRVAGVLQWESALLRDGVPAFLTLIPTALITYLASWTGWLRSEDGYNRQWAEQNPESGWSWLPAPLRSLAEYHRSAYAFHNGLSSEHSYSSSAWTWLFMGRPTSFYYESAAGGESGCAVDTCSTAVTSVGNPLVWWGAALALLVVLFYWAGRRDWRAGALLAGVAAGYLPWFAYPERTTFFFYAVSFEPFLVLALVYVLGLIRGRRTDSARRRRIGLLVICCFAAGVLALSAYFLPVWTAETIPYSGWRLRMWMPSWI from the coding sequence ATGGCCGTGCTGGGCGGTGTGCTGCGGTTCACCCGCCTGGGTGAACCGGGCGAGCTGGTTTTTGACGAGACCTATTACGTCAAGGACGCCTACTCGCTGCTGCAGTCCGGCTATGAACGAGCCTGGCCCGAAGACGCCAATGAATCCTTTGCCGCGGGACGGCCGGAGATCCTGCTGGATGAGCCCGAATACGTCGTGCATCCGCCGGTGGGCAAATGGATGATCGCCCTTGGCATGGCACTCTTTGGCTCGGACAACTCTTTCGGCTGGCGCTTCGGTGCAGCCCTGACGGGCACCCTCACGGTCCTGCTTCTGGCTCTCATCGCCAGCCGGTTGTTCTCCTCGGCCCTCCTGGGCGCGTTGGCCGGGTTGTTCCTCGCCGTGGACGGACATCATCTGGTCCACTCCCGCACCTCCCTGCTCGACGTCTTCCTGACCTTCTGGATCGTGGCAGCGTTCGGCGCCCTGCTTCTGGACCGCCGCGACGGCCGGCTGCGGCTGGCCCGCGCACTCGCCGGACGGGCGGGCCGGGCCGGGCCGGACTCCGCCCGGCCCCCGGGCGGACCGCGGCTGGACGCGCCATGGCTGCTGTATGGGCCGTGGCTGCTCTGGCGCCCCTGGCGGATTGCCGCGGGCGTCTGCCTCGGCCTGGCGGTTGGCACCAAATGGTCCGCTCTTGCGTTCGTGGCCGTCTTTGGAGTGATGACCGTGCTCTGGGACGTCAGCGCCAGGCGGGTTGCCGGCGTCCTGCAGTGGGAGTCAGCCCTGCTCCGGGACGGGGTGCCGGCCTTCCTGACCCTCATTCCCACCGCTCTGATTACCTACCTGGCCAGCTGGACCGGGTGGCTGCGGTCGGAGGACGGATACAACCGGCAATGGGCCGAGCAGAACCCGGAAAGCGGGTGGAGCTGGCTGCCCGCCCCGCTGCGGTCCCTGGCTGAATACCACCGCAGCGCCTACGCCTTCCACAACGGGCTCAGTTCCGAGCACAGCTACTCATCGTCCGCCTGGACCTGGCTGTTTATGGGCCGGCCCACCTCGTTCTACTACGAGTCCGCTGCGGGGGGCGAGTCCGGGTGCGCCGTGGACACCTGCTCCACGGCCGTCACTTCCGTGGGCAATCCCCTGGTCTGGTGGGGTGCAGCCCTGGCCCTGCTGGTGGTGCTGTTCTATTGGGCGGGCCGGCGGGATTGGCGGGCCGGTGCATTGCTGGCCGGAGTGGCGGCTGGCTACCTGCCGTGGTTCGCCTATCCTGAACGGACCACTTTCTTCTTCTACGCGGTGTCCTTTGAACCGTTCCTAGTGCTCGCCCTGGTGTATGTGCTTGGCCTGATACGGGGCCGCCGCACCGACAGTGCGCGGCGTCGGCGGATAGGGCTGCTGGTGATTTGCTGCTTTGCCGCAGGGGTCCTGGCACTCTCGGCATATTTCCTGCCGGTCTGGACGGCGGAAACCATCCCGTATTCTGGCTGGCGGCTGCGTATGTGGATGCCCAGCTGGATTTAG
- the rsmI gene encoding 16S rRNA (cytidine(1402)-2'-O)-methyltransferase has translation MTGSTAGSTSGTAKDGGAGPGQIVLAATPIGNMGDATNRLIGLLESADIIAAEDTRRLHRLVTALGITTRGRIISYHEHNEATRTADLLEMVRGGSTLLMVTDAGMPAVSDPGFRLVEAAAAEGLTVTAAPGPSAVLTALALSGLPTDRFCFEGFLPRKPGERSGRLAKLAGEQRTMVFFEAPHRLEPMLRALDAAFGGDRRAAVARELTKLHEQVLRGPLRELLEWAEAGDVRGEIAVVVEGAPDAAPEQAADHVGAVNSLVEQGIRLKDAVAAVAEDARISKRELYSAVLEARS, from the coding sequence ATGACAGGCAGCACCGCAGGCAGCACATCAGGCACCGCAAAGGACGGCGGCGCAGGTCCCGGACAGATTGTCCTGGCGGCAACACCCATCGGCAACATGGGGGATGCCACCAACCGGCTGATCGGCCTGCTGGAAAGTGCCGATATCATCGCCGCTGAGGACACCCGGCGGCTGCACCGGCTGGTGACTGCCCTGGGCATTACCACCCGTGGCAGGATCATCAGCTACCACGAACACAACGAGGCAACACGTACCGCAGATCTGCTGGAAATGGTCCGCGGAGGCTCCACCCTCCTCATGGTGACCGACGCCGGGATGCCCGCAGTATCGGATCCCGGTTTCCGCCTGGTGGAGGCTGCGGCGGCCGAAGGCCTCACTGTCACTGCCGCGCCCGGGCCGTCCGCAGTACTGACCGCCCTCGCGCTTTCCGGCCTGCCCACCGACCGGTTCTGCTTCGAAGGTTTCCTGCCGCGGAAACCGGGCGAACGCAGCGGCCGGCTGGCGAAGCTGGCGGGTGAACAACGGACCATGGTGTTCTTCGAAGCCCCGCACCGCCTCGAACCGATGCTGCGCGCCCTGGATGCGGCGTTCGGGGGTGACCGGCGTGCCGCCGTCGCCCGCGAGCTGACCAAGCTGCACGAACAGGTGCTGCGCGGACCCCTGCGGGAGCTGCTGGAATGGGCCGAGGCAGGGGATGTCCGCGGCGAAATTGCGGTGGTGGTGGAAGGCGCCCCGGACGCTGCACCTGAACAGGCAGCGGACCATGTGGGTGCCGTGAATTCCCTGGTGGAGCAGGGCATCCGGTTGAAGGATGCCGTCGCAGCAGTGGCCGAGGACGCACGGATCAGCAAACGCGAACTCTATTCCGCGGTGCTGGAAGCGCGCAGCTGA
- a CDS encoding NAD-dependent succinate-semialdehyde dehydrogenase yields the protein MGIPADREAELLAQVPTGLLIDGQWRDASGGRTFDVEDPATGKVLLSIADASTEDGALAMDAAAAAQDDWARTAPRERGEILRRAFELVTERTEDFALLMTLEMGKPLAESRGEVAYGAEFLRWFSEEAVRISGRYSTSPDGKSRLLVNKKPVGPCLLITPWNFPLAMATRKIAPAVAAGCTMVLKPAKLTPLTSQLFAAVMLEAGLPAGVLNVVPTTSAGDVTGPILKDSRLRKVSFTGSTPVGQGLIRDAAENVLRTSMELGGNAPFLVFEDADLDKAVDGAVTAKLRNMGEACTAANRFIVQDTVAEEFAEKFAARVGAMTTGRGTEEDTKIGPLIDGKSREKVHALVSEAVDGGAVALVGGSPVDGPGYFYRPTVLKNVAPEARILKEEIFGPVAPIVTFSTEDEAVALANNTEYGLVSYVFTRDLNRGLRIGEKLESGMLGLNAGVVSNAAAPFGGVKQSGLGREGGAEGIEEYLYTQYIGIADPYAG from the coding sequence ATGGGTATTCCCGCAGACCGTGAAGCCGAACTGCTGGCACAGGTCCCCACCGGCCTGTTGATTGACGGGCAGTGGCGGGACGCGTCGGGCGGCCGTACGTTCGACGTCGAAGATCCCGCCACCGGCAAGGTGCTGCTCAGCATTGCCGATGCGTCCACCGAAGACGGTGCGCTCGCCATGGACGCCGCCGCTGCCGCGCAGGACGACTGGGCCCGGACCGCCCCCCGGGAGCGGGGCGAAATCCTGCGCCGTGCCTTCGAGCTGGTCACGGAACGCACTGAGGACTTCGCCCTCCTGATGACGCTGGAAATGGGCAAGCCGCTGGCCGAATCCCGCGGAGAGGTGGCCTACGGCGCCGAGTTCCTGCGCTGGTTCTCCGAGGAAGCCGTCCGGATCTCCGGCCGCTACAGCACCTCCCCGGATGGGAAGTCCCGCCTGCTGGTGAACAAGAAGCCCGTAGGGCCCTGCCTGCTGATCACCCCGTGGAATTTCCCGCTGGCCATGGCCACCCGCAAGATCGCCCCCGCCGTGGCGGCCGGCTGCACCATGGTGCTCAAACCTGCCAAGCTCACCCCCCTGACCTCCCAGCTTTTCGCCGCGGTAATGCTCGAAGCAGGGCTGCCGGCCGGTGTACTGAACGTGGTCCCCACCACCTCGGCTGGCGACGTCACCGGACCCATACTCAAGGATTCCCGCCTGCGGAAGGTCTCCTTCACCGGGTCCACCCCGGTGGGCCAGGGCCTGATCCGCGATGCGGCCGAAAACGTCCTGCGTACGTCGATGGAACTGGGCGGCAACGCACCGTTCCTCGTGTTCGAAGACGCAGACCTGGACAAGGCCGTGGACGGTGCCGTGACCGCGAAGCTGCGGAACATGGGCGAGGCCTGCACCGCAGCCAACCGTTTCATCGTCCAGGACACGGTGGCGGAAGAGTTCGCGGAAAAGTTCGCGGCGCGGGTGGGTGCCATGACTACCGGCCGTGGAACTGAGGAAGACACCAAAATCGGGCCGCTGATTGACGGTAAGTCACGGGAGAAGGTGCACGCCCTGGTCAGCGAAGCGGTCGACGGCGGCGCCGTGGCCCTGGTGGGCGGGTCACCGGTGGACGGTCCGGGGTACTTCTACCGGCCCACGGTCCTGAAGAACGTGGCCCCGGAGGCCCGGATCCTGAAGGAGGAAATCTTCGGGCCGGTGGCCCCGATCGTCACCTTCTCCACCGAAGACGAAGCAGTGGCACTGGCCAACAACACCGAATACGGTCTGGTTTCCTACGTCTTCACCCGCGACCTGAACCGCGGGCTGCGGATCGGCGAAAAGCTGGAGTCCGGCATGCTCGGACTCAACGCCGGAGTGGTCTCCAACGCGGCAGCCCCTTTCGGCGGCGTGAAGCAATCCGGCCTGGGCCGTGAAGGCGGCGCCGAAGGCATCGAGGAATACCTGTACACCCAGTACATCGGCATCGCCGACCCCTACGCCGGATAG
- a CDS encoding DUF3488 and transglutaminase-like domain-containing protein: MSAVLTRPGAAPQEGRLPDQASPPQDGRGAANLGVGAAAAAAVMLCSLSVHGVIAGWSWLVPLLLTVLLPLAATAGARRLRVPQPFVPVAGMAVLACTLTWLFAAQESFLGFLPGPGTLARADALLAEARTVVITEVTPVQPLPGILFLCCAGIGLVAVLTDTLAATLRMPATAGLGLFAVLMIPAVLKPESLGTWYFLLAAAGYLLLLAAGARREQHRAGTRVPRTWLARGTAVSASALALALVLPAVLPGFTGGAFPEGTRFNFWSGSTGLNPVVTLGNDLRQPQSAGRITYATSSDEPVYLRSTTLEDFSGDRWAPDVRADERREGVPQIAQGTGQAPGSRGAPVVTRISSETYSSPWLLAPYFPLGFTGAEGNWSWDPKTMTVLDDESDGAAMQDYQVLSVSAELTPEQLAALPEADRGSVDSVFTDLPEDLPANIREASDDAVGDASTPYAKAMAIQGYLRGPEFSYSLEAPVDGGYDGNGMGVLSEFLEHKAGYCIHFAAAMTVMARNEGIPSRMALGYAPGRSTGQTPVGTGPNGEALREFEVDSTDAHAWPELYFEGAGWVRFEPTPSRGSVPAYALQQRTPSDATIHDDDDPRALDALPSAPAAPQEGPLAPETVLEPGTAGGTAWLGALLGVLAAAGAVLTPWAMRRRRRTVRQRHAAAGPDGPRTGPVWDELADLGTDYGYPGRRSDTPRTYALRLAGEAGLSPRAEEALTRIRRSFEEEAYAGAGRDGRAPAPTWADLQTVREELDRGAGLPARLHARFLPPSLALRFRRE, translated from the coding sequence ATGAGCGCTGTGCTGACGCGGCCTGGGGCAGCTCCGCAGGAGGGCCGGCTTCCTGATCAGGCCTCCCCGCCCCAGGATGGCCGCGGTGCTGCCAATCTGGGGGTCGGGGCGGCTGCCGCCGCGGCTGTGATGCTGTGTTCGCTCAGCGTGCATGGGGTGATCGCCGGATGGTCCTGGCTGGTGCCGCTGCTGCTGACGGTGCTGCTTCCGCTGGCGGCCACTGCAGGCGCCCGGCGGCTGAGGGTACCCCAGCCGTTCGTTCCGGTGGCCGGCATGGCTGTCCTGGCCTGTACGCTCACCTGGCTGTTCGCTGCCCAGGAGTCGTTCCTGGGGTTCCTGCCCGGGCCGGGTACCCTCGCCCGGGCCGATGCGCTGCTGGCGGAGGCGCGCACCGTGGTGATCACAGAGGTCACCCCCGTGCAGCCGCTGCCGGGCATCCTGTTCCTGTGCTGCGCGGGAATCGGCCTGGTGGCGGTCCTGACGGATACCCTGGCGGCAACGCTGCGGATGCCGGCCACAGCCGGCCTGGGCCTTTTCGCGGTCCTGATGATCCCCGCGGTGTTGAAACCCGAGAGCCTGGGAACCTGGTACTTCCTCCTCGCAGCCGCCGGATACCTGCTGCTGCTTGCTGCCGGGGCCCGGCGGGAGCAGCACCGCGCCGGAACCCGTGTTCCGCGGACCTGGCTGGCCAGGGGAACCGCAGTTTCGGCGTCGGCCCTCGCATTGGCCCTGGTGCTGCCGGCGGTCCTGCCGGGATTCACCGGCGGCGCGTTCCCGGAAGGCACCAGATTCAACTTCTGGTCCGGCAGCACCGGCTTGAACCCGGTTGTCACGCTGGGTAACGACCTTCGCCAGCCCCAATCCGCGGGGCGGATCACTTATGCCACCTCCTCAGACGAGCCGGTGTACCTGCGCTCCACCACGTTGGAGGATTTTTCCGGTGACCGGTGGGCTCCTGACGTTCGTGCGGACGAGCGCCGGGAGGGCGTGCCCCAGATTGCGCAGGGTACCGGGCAGGCTCCCGGGTCCCGGGGCGCTCCGGTGGTGACAAGGATCAGCTCCGAGACGTATTCAAGTCCCTGGCTGCTGGCCCCCTACTTCCCGCTGGGGTTCACCGGCGCCGAAGGGAACTGGTCCTGGGACCCCAAGACGATGACCGTGCTCGACGACGAATCAGACGGTGCGGCCATGCAGGACTACCAGGTCCTGAGTGTTTCCGCGGAGTTGACCCCCGAGCAGTTGGCGGCACTTCCGGAGGCCGACCGTGGAAGCGTCGATTCCGTGTTCACGGACCTGCCAGAGGATCTTCCCGCGAACATCCGGGAAGCCTCCGACGACGCGGTCGGGGATGCTTCCACCCCTTACGCCAAGGCCATGGCGATCCAGGGGTACCTGCGCGGTCCGGAGTTCTCCTATTCGCTGGAGGCTCCAGTGGACGGCGGTTACGACGGGAACGGCATGGGGGTCCTGTCCGAATTCCTGGAGCACAAGGCCGGCTACTGCATCCATTTCGCTGCCGCCATGACCGTTATGGCGAGGAACGAAGGCATTCCGAGCAGGATGGCACTGGGATATGCCCCGGGGCGCAGCACCGGGCAAACTCCGGTCGGGACCGGACCCAACGGGGAAGCGCTGCGCGAATTCGAGGTTGATTCAACTGACGCGCACGCCTGGCCCGAGCTGTACTTCGAGGGTGCCGGCTGGGTCCGTTTTGAGCCCACACCGTCCCGGGGATCGGTCCCGGCGTATGCCCTGCAGCAGCGCACGCCTTCCGATGCCACTATCCACGACGACGACGATCCCCGGGCCCTTGACGCGCTTCCGTCCGCACCGGCCGCCCCGCAGGAGGGGCCGCTGGCACCCGAAACCGTGCTGGAACCGGGCACCGCCGGCGGGACCGCCTGGTTGGGCGCGCTGCTGGGAGTGCTGGCTGCCGCCGGTGCCGTCCTGACTCCCTGGGCGATGCGGCGGCGCCGCCGCACGGTCCGGCAGCGGCACGCAGCCGCCGGGCCGGACGGTCCCCGCACGGGGCCGGTCTGGGATGAACTCGCGGATCTGGGAACCGACTACGGATATCCCGGCAGGAGGTCCGACACACCCCGGACATATGCCCTCCGGCTGGCCGGAGAAGCCGGCCTCTCCCCGCGGGCCGAGGAAGCGCTGACCCGGATCCGCCGCTCGTTCGAGGAAGAAGCCTATGCAGGTGCCGGCCGCGACGGACGGGCACCCGCTCCCACCTGGGCGGACCTGCAGACCGTGCGGGAGGAACTGGACCGGGGTGCGGGCCTGCCGGCCCGGCTCCACGCCCGGTTCCTCCCGCCGTCGCTCGCCCTGCGCTTCCGGCGCGAGTGA
- a CDS encoding DUF58 domain-containing protein: MEPASVTRFFTPRGWGLLAAGAAAFLGAAALGRRDLLALSILLIGLPLLAAALLRLVKPGFDVERTFTPPLVETGTAATVALRVRSRGASASAAVMREGLPFRFGPSPVFRFPSGYAVGDGLSTYEYRLRSSRRGLYDIGPVTADFTDPLGLARTVHTLGGTDQLAVAPAPLELPASSLFGAPGTDGTTPSRRRGTASEDDVSTREYRHGDPMRRVHWAATARHGELMVRQEEPVTAPTASILLDQRFLSYADGSVPPSDTGELVTSETFEWAVSAVISCAVFFTESGYSVRFTDELSRPGLARSPSALDGGAAGFRGTDGVQNLAEGLAALGLEPPPSPAAQPPGTDPAPFLALDGSGHAPGPLLVIAGRISTAEAATLAPASRYARQPLVLLVTERPAGLRPVLKILREAGWIAAAVTPATSVPAAWSLLDQDRPGLHAAGELV; encoded by the coding sequence ATGGAACCCGCCTCCGTCACGAGGTTTTTCACCCCGCGGGGCTGGGGCCTGCTGGCCGCCGGGGCCGCAGCGTTCCTCGGAGCTGCGGCGCTGGGGCGCAGGGACCTGTTGGCGCTGTCCATCCTGCTTATCGGGCTTCCGCTCCTGGCCGCCGCCCTGCTGCGGCTGGTCAAGCCCGGCTTCGACGTCGAACGGACCTTCACTCCGCCGTTGGTGGAGACAGGCACGGCGGCTACCGTCGCACTGCGCGTGCGGAGCCGCGGCGCCTCGGCGTCGGCTGCAGTCATGCGGGAGGGACTGCCGTTCCGCTTCGGACCCAGCCCGGTGTTCCGGTTTCCGTCTGGCTACGCTGTAGGGGATGGACTCAGCACCTATGAATACCGGCTGAGGTCCAGCCGCCGCGGACTCTACGACATCGGCCCGGTAACCGCGGACTTTACCGATCCCCTGGGCCTGGCCAGGACCGTGCATACCTTGGGCGGAACGGACCAGCTGGCGGTGGCCCCGGCACCGCTTGAACTCCCGGCGTCGTCGTTGTTCGGGGCTCCGGGGACTGACGGCACCACGCCGAGCAGGCGCCGCGGAACGGCAAGCGAAGATGACGTCTCGACCCGGGAGTACCGGCACGGGGACCCCATGCGCCGGGTGCACTGGGCTGCAACGGCCCGGCACGGCGAGCTGATGGTCCGGCAGGAGGAACCGGTCACCGCTCCCACCGCATCCATCCTGCTTGACCAGCGGTTCCTCTCCTATGCTGACGGATCCGTACCGCCGTCCGATACCGGGGAACTGGTGACTTCGGAAACGTTCGAGTGGGCGGTTTCCGCCGTCATCTCCTGTGCCGTCTTCTTCACCGAATCCGGTTACAGCGTGCGCTTTACCGATGAGCTTTCCCGTCCCGGGCTGGCCCGTTCTCCGTCCGCGCTGGACGGCGGAGCCGCCGGATTCCGCGGTACGGACGGGGTGCAGAACCTTGCCGAGGGGCTGGCCGCCCTGGGACTGGAGCCACCGCCTTCGCCGGCAGCCCAACCCCCGGGCACCGACCCTGCGCCGTTTTTGGCCCTGGACGGTTCGGGCCACGCACCCGGACCCCTGCTGGTTATCGCGGGGCGGATCAGCACAGCGGAAGCCGCCACTCTGGCACCGGCATCCCGCTACGCCCGCCAACCGCTGGTACTGCTGGTCACCGAACGGCCGGCAGGGCTGCGTCCTGTCTTAAAAATCCTGCGGGAGGCAGGCTGGATTGCCGCGGCGGTAACGCCGGCAACTTCGGTGCCGGCAGCGTGGTCCCTCCTTGACCAGGACCGGCCTGGCCTGCACGCAGCCGGGGAACTCGTATGA
- a CDS encoding MoxR family ATPase, which produces MDAPIPSASAASLNGFPSPRAATVLHSSSASSSASPTVDAGSFQTAAEGILAAVNTVIDGKEEAARLVLTVLLAEGHVLLEDVPGVGKTMLAKTLARTIDCTVSRIQFTPDLLPSDVTGVSIYNQDSHLFEFRQGPVFANVVIADEINRASAKTQSALLECMEEHQVTVDGGTHRLSAPFMVVATQNPIEMEGTYPLPEAQRDRFMARLSLGYPDARSEAEMLENHQAGSPLESITPVVGVGEASAMIARVRNVYVSDAVKDYTVALGRATREHPDLRLGASPRALLQLLRAAKAYAALEGRDFVLPDDVAGLADPVLGHRLLLQRRAAGAGESAAGVIASIIASVPVPRTAAAPERLHR; this is translated from the coding sequence ATGGACGCTCCGATCCCCTCTGCCTCAGCAGCGTCCCTGAACGGCTTCCCCTCTCCCCGTGCGGCCACAGTCCTCCATTCCTCTTCCGCGTCCTCCTCCGCTTCTCCCACGGTCGACGCGGGATCCTTCCAGACGGCCGCCGAGGGAATCCTTGCCGCCGTCAACACGGTGATCGACGGCAAGGAGGAGGCCGCGCGGCTGGTACTCACGGTCCTGCTGGCCGAGGGGCACGTGTTGCTTGAAGACGTTCCCGGTGTCGGCAAAACGATGCTTGCGAAGACCCTGGCCCGCACCATTGACTGCACCGTCAGCCGCATCCAGTTCACTCCGGATCTGCTTCCGTCCGACGTCACCGGGGTCTCCATTTACAACCAGGACAGCCACCTGTTCGAGTTCCGACAGGGCCCGGTCTTCGCGAACGTGGTGATCGCGGACGAAATCAACCGGGCCTCGGCCAAGACGCAGTCCGCCCTGCTGGAGTGCATGGAAGAGCACCAGGTCACCGTCGACGGCGGCACGCACCGGTTGTCCGCACCCTTCATGGTCGTGGCAACGCAGAACCCGATCGAGATGGAGGGGACCTATCCTCTGCCCGAAGCCCAGCGGGACCGGTTCATGGCCCGGCTGTCCCTGGGTTACCCGGATGCCCGGTCCGAAGCCGAGATGCTGGAAAACCATCAGGCCGGCTCACCGTTGGAGAGCATCACCCCTGTGGTCGGGGTAGGTGAAGCCTCGGCCATGATCGCCCGGGTCCGGAACGTCTACGTGTCGGACGCCGTCAAGGACTACACCGTTGCGCTGGGCCGGGCCACCCGCGAACATCCCGATCTGCGGCTCGGTGCCAGTCCCCGCGCACTCCTGCAGCTCCTGCGTGCGGCCAAGGCTTATGCGGCACTGGAGGGCCGCGATTTTGTCCTGCCCGACGACGTCGCGGGGCTCGCCGATCCTGTCCTCGGCCACCGGCTCCTGCTGCAGCGCAGGGCTGCCGGAGCCGGTGAAAGCGCAGCCGGCGTTATAGCTTCCATCATTGCGTCCGTCCCGGTGCCCCGCACGGCCGCTGCGCCGGAGCGTCTGCACCGCTAG